A genomic window from Sorex araneus isolate mSorAra2 chromosome 2, mSorAra2.pri, whole genome shotgun sequence includes:
- the CRYZL1 gene encoding quinone oxidoreductase-like protein 1 isoform X1 — protein sequence MKGLYFQQSSANEEITFVFQERENLPITEDNYVKLQVKACALSQINTKLLAELKMERDYFPVGREVAGVVLDVGSKVSFLQPDDEVVGILPLDSEDAGLCEVARVHEHYLVHKPEKVTWAEAAGTVRDGVRAYTALHYLSHLSPGKSVLIMDGASALGTIAIQLAQHRGARVISTVSSLEDKQCLERFRPPLARVVDISNGKAHIAESCLEETGGLGVDIVLDAGVRLYSRDDDASPKAKHLPHKHDIITLLAVGGHWVTTEENLQLDPPDSHCLFLKGATVAFLNEEVWNLSNAQQGKYLCILKDVMEKLSAGVFRPQLDEPIPLYEAKVSMEVVQKNQARKKQVVQF from the exons ATGAAAGGATTGTATTTTCAACAGAGTTCCGCAAATGAAGAAATCACATTTGTATTTCAAGAAAGG GAAAATCTTCCAATTACAGAAGATAACTATGTGAAACTTCAAGTAAAAGCCTGTGCTCTGAGCCAGATTAATACAAAG CTTCTCGCAGAATTGAAGATGGAGAGGGACTATTTTCCTGTTGGGAGAGAAGTCGCTGGGGTCGTGTTAGATG TTGGAAGCAAGGTCTCCTTCTTGCAACCAGACGATGAGGTAGTCG GCATCTTGCCGCTGGATTCTGAAGACGCTGGGCTCTGTGAAGTGGCCCGAGTGCACGAGCATTACCTGG TTCACAAACCAGAAAAAGTCACCTGGGCAGAAGCAGCAGGAACCGTCCGCGATGGAGTCCGCGCCTACACggccctgcactacctctctcaCCTCTCGCCTGGGAAATCTGTGCTGATCATGGACGGAGCGAGT GCACTTGGTACAATAGCTATCCAGCTGGCACAGCACAGAGGTGCCAGAGTCATTTCAACGGTGAGCAGCCTCGAAGACAAGCAGTGTCTGGAGAGATTCAGACCTCCTCTAG CCCGCGTGGTGGATATTTCTAACGGGAAAGCCCATATTGCTGAAAGCTGTTTAGAAGAAACAGGTGGCTTGGGGGTAGATATCGTCCTAGATGCTGGAG TGAGATTGTACAGCAGAGATGACGACGCGTCCCCGAAGGCCAAGCACCTCCCGCATAAGCACGACATCATCACGCTCCTCGCTGTCGGAGGCCATTGGGTGACCACAGAAGAGAACCTGCAG CTGGATCCCCCAGACAGCCATTGCCTTTTCCTGAAGGGAGCAACTGTGGCTTTCCTTAACGAGGAGGTGTGGAATTTGTCAAATGCACAACAGGGGAAATACCTTT GTATCTTAAAGGACGTCATGGAGAAGTTATCAGCTGGTGTTTTTAG gccACAGTTGGACGAGCCCATTCCCCTCTATGAAGCCAAAGTTTCCATGGAAGTGGTTCAGAAAAATCAAGCAAGAAAAAAGCAAGTTGTTCAATTTTAA
- the CRYZL1 gene encoding quinone oxidoreductase-like protein 1 isoform X5, with amino-acid sequence MKGLYFQQSSANEEITFVFQERENLPITEDNYVKLQVKACALSQINTKLLAELKMERDYFPVGREVAGVVLDVGSKVSFLQPDDEVVGILPLDSEDAGLCEVARVHEHYLVHKPEKVTWAEAAGTVRDGVRAYTALHYLSHLSPGKSVLIMDGASALGTIAIQLAQHRGARVISTVSSLEDKQCLERFRPPLARVVDISNGKAHIAESCLEETGGLGVDIVLDAGVRLYSRDDDASPKAKHLPHKHDIITLLAVGGHWVTTEENLQLDPPDSHCLFLKGATVAFLNEEHY; translated from the exons ATGAAAGGATTGTATTTTCAACAGAGTTCCGCAAATGAAGAAATCACATTTGTATTTCAAGAAAGG GAAAATCTTCCAATTACAGAAGATAACTATGTGAAACTTCAAGTAAAAGCCTGTGCTCTGAGCCAGATTAATACAAAG CTTCTCGCAGAATTGAAGATGGAGAGGGACTATTTTCCTGTTGGGAGAGAAGTCGCTGGGGTCGTGTTAGATG TTGGAAGCAAGGTCTCCTTCTTGCAACCAGACGATGAGGTAGTCG GCATCTTGCCGCTGGATTCTGAAGACGCTGGGCTCTGTGAAGTGGCCCGAGTGCACGAGCATTACCTGG TTCACAAACCAGAAAAAGTCACCTGGGCAGAAGCAGCAGGAACCGTCCGCGATGGAGTCCGCGCCTACACggccctgcactacctctctcaCCTCTCGCCTGGGAAATCTGTGCTGATCATGGACGGAGCGAGT GCACTTGGTACAATAGCTATCCAGCTGGCACAGCACAGAGGTGCCAGAGTCATTTCAACGGTGAGCAGCCTCGAAGACAAGCAGTGTCTGGAGAGATTCAGACCTCCTCTAG CCCGCGTGGTGGATATTTCTAACGGGAAAGCCCATATTGCTGAAAGCTGTTTAGAAGAAACAGGTGGCTTGGGGGTAGATATCGTCCTAGATGCTGGAG TGAGATTGTACAGCAGAGATGACGACGCGTCCCCGAAGGCCAAGCACCTCCCGCATAAGCACGACATCATCACGCTCCTCGCTGTCGGAGGCCATTGGGTGACCACAGAAGAGAACCTGCAG CTGGATCCCCCAGACAGCCATTGCCTTTTCCTGAAGGGAGCAACTGTGGCTTTCCTTAACGAGGAG CATTACTAA
- the CRYZL1 gene encoding quinone oxidoreductase-like protein 1 isoform X3 yields MKGLYFQQSSANEEITFVFQERLLAELKMERDYFPVGREVAGVVLDVGSKVSFLQPDDEVVGILPLDSEDAGLCEVARVHEHYLVHKPEKVTWAEAAGTVRDGVRAYTALHYLSHLSPGKSVLIMDGASALGTIAIQLAQHRGARVISTVSSLEDKQCLERFRPPLARVVDISNGKAHIAESCLEETGGLGVDIVLDAGVRLYSRDDDASPKAKHLPHKHDIITLLAVGGHWVTTEENLQLDPPDSHCLFLKGATVAFLNEEVWNLSNAQQGKYLCILKDVMEKLSAGVFRPQLDEPIPLYEAKVSMEVVQKNQARKKQVVQF; encoded by the exons ATGAAAGGATTGTATTTTCAACAGAGTTCCGCAAATGAAGAAATCACATTTGTATTTCAAGAAAGG CTTCTCGCAGAATTGAAGATGGAGAGGGACTATTTTCCTGTTGGGAGAGAAGTCGCTGGGGTCGTGTTAGATG TTGGAAGCAAGGTCTCCTTCTTGCAACCAGACGATGAGGTAGTCG GCATCTTGCCGCTGGATTCTGAAGACGCTGGGCTCTGTGAAGTGGCCCGAGTGCACGAGCATTACCTGG TTCACAAACCAGAAAAAGTCACCTGGGCAGAAGCAGCAGGAACCGTCCGCGATGGAGTCCGCGCCTACACggccctgcactacctctctcaCCTCTCGCCTGGGAAATCTGTGCTGATCATGGACGGAGCGAGT GCACTTGGTACAATAGCTATCCAGCTGGCACAGCACAGAGGTGCCAGAGTCATTTCAACGGTGAGCAGCCTCGAAGACAAGCAGTGTCTGGAGAGATTCAGACCTCCTCTAG CCCGCGTGGTGGATATTTCTAACGGGAAAGCCCATATTGCTGAAAGCTGTTTAGAAGAAACAGGTGGCTTGGGGGTAGATATCGTCCTAGATGCTGGAG TGAGATTGTACAGCAGAGATGACGACGCGTCCCCGAAGGCCAAGCACCTCCCGCATAAGCACGACATCATCACGCTCCTCGCTGTCGGAGGCCATTGGGTGACCACAGAAGAGAACCTGCAG CTGGATCCCCCAGACAGCCATTGCCTTTTCCTGAAGGGAGCAACTGTGGCTTTCCTTAACGAGGAGGTGTGGAATTTGTCAAATGCACAACAGGGGAAATACCTTT GTATCTTAAAGGACGTCATGGAGAAGTTATCAGCTGGTGTTTTTAG gccACAGTTGGACGAGCCCATTCCCCTCTATGAAGCCAAAGTTTCCATGGAAGTGGTTCAGAAAAATCAAGCAAGAAAAAAGCAAGTTGTTCAATTTTAA
- the CRYZL1 gene encoding quinone oxidoreductase-like protein 1 isoform X4: MKGLYFQQSSANEEITFVFQERENLPITEDNYVKLQVKACALSQINTKLLAELKMERDYFPVGREVAGVVLDVGSKVSFLQPDDEVVGILPLDSEDAGLCEVARVHEHYLVHKPEKVTWAEAAGTVRDGVRAYTALHYLSHLSPGKSVLIMDGASALGTIAIQLAQHRGARVISTVSSLEDKQCLERFRPPLARVVDISNGKAHIAESCLEETGGLGVDIVLDAGVRLYSRDDDASPKAKHLPHKHDIITLLAVGGHWVTTEENLQLDPPDSHCLFLKGATVAFLNEEVWNLSNAQQGKYLSTYLKGRHGEVISWCF, translated from the exons ATGAAAGGATTGTATTTTCAACAGAGTTCCGCAAATGAAGAAATCACATTTGTATTTCAAGAAAGG GAAAATCTTCCAATTACAGAAGATAACTATGTGAAACTTCAAGTAAAAGCCTGTGCTCTGAGCCAGATTAATACAAAG CTTCTCGCAGAATTGAAGATGGAGAGGGACTATTTTCCTGTTGGGAGAGAAGTCGCTGGGGTCGTGTTAGATG TTGGAAGCAAGGTCTCCTTCTTGCAACCAGACGATGAGGTAGTCG GCATCTTGCCGCTGGATTCTGAAGACGCTGGGCTCTGTGAAGTGGCCCGAGTGCACGAGCATTACCTGG TTCACAAACCAGAAAAAGTCACCTGGGCAGAAGCAGCAGGAACCGTCCGCGATGGAGTCCGCGCCTACACggccctgcactacctctctcaCCTCTCGCCTGGGAAATCTGTGCTGATCATGGACGGAGCGAGT GCACTTGGTACAATAGCTATCCAGCTGGCACAGCACAGAGGTGCCAGAGTCATTTCAACGGTGAGCAGCCTCGAAGACAAGCAGTGTCTGGAGAGATTCAGACCTCCTCTAG CCCGCGTGGTGGATATTTCTAACGGGAAAGCCCATATTGCTGAAAGCTGTTTAGAAGAAACAGGTGGCTTGGGGGTAGATATCGTCCTAGATGCTGGAG TGAGATTGTACAGCAGAGATGACGACGCGTCCCCGAAGGCCAAGCACCTCCCGCATAAGCACGACATCATCACGCTCCTCGCTGTCGGAGGCCATTGGGTGACCACAGAAGAGAACCTGCAG CTGGATCCCCCAGACAGCCATTGCCTTTTCCTGAAGGGAGCAACTGTGGCTTTCCTTAACGAGGAGGTGTGGAATTTGTCAAATGCACAACAGGGGAAATACCTTT CTACGTATCTTAAAGGACGTCATGGAGAAGTTATCAGCTGGTGTTTTTAG
- the CRYZL1 gene encoding quinone oxidoreductase-like protein 1 isoform X2 — protein MKGLYFQQSSANEEITFVFQERENLPITEDNYVKLQVKACALSQINTKLLAELKMERDYFPVGREVAGVVLDVGSKVSFLQPDDEVVGILPLDSEDAGLCEVARVHEHYLVHKPEKVTWAEAAGTVRDGVRAYTALHYLSHLSPGKSVLIMDGASALGTIAIQLAQHRGARVISTVSSLEDKQCLERFRPPLARVVDISNGKAHIAESCLEETGGLGVDIVLDAGVRLYSRDDDASPKAKHLPHKHDIITLLAVGGHWVTTEENLQLDPPDSHCLFLKGATVAFLNEELRILKDVMEKLSAGVFRPQLDEPIPLYEAKVSMEVVQKNQARKKQVVQF, from the exons ATGAAAGGATTGTATTTTCAACAGAGTTCCGCAAATGAAGAAATCACATTTGTATTTCAAGAAAGG GAAAATCTTCCAATTACAGAAGATAACTATGTGAAACTTCAAGTAAAAGCCTGTGCTCTGAGCCAGATTAATACAAAG CTTCTCGCAGAATTGAAGATGGAGAGGGACTATTTTCCTGTTGGGAGAGAAGTCGCTGGGGTCGTGTTAGATG TTGGAAGCAAGGTCTCCTTCTTGCAACCAGACGATGAGGTAGTCG GCATCTTGCCGCTGGATTCTGAAGACGCTGGGCTCTGTGAAGTGGCCCGAGTGCACGAGCATTACCTGG TTCACAAACCAGAAAAAGTCACCTGGGCAGAAGCAGCAGGAACCGTCCGCGATGGAGTCCGCGCCTACACggccctgcactacctctctcaCCTCTCGCCTGGGAAATCTGTGCTGATCATGGACGGAGCGAGT GCACTTGGTACAATAGCTATCCAGCTGGCACAGCACAGAGGTGCCAGAGTCATTTCAACGGTGAGCAGCCTCGAAGACAAGCAGTGTCTGGAGAGATTCAGACCTCCTCTAG CCCGCGTGGTGGATATTTCTAACGGGAAAGCCCATATTGCTGAAAGCTGTTTAGAAGAAACAGGTGGCTTGGGGGTAGATATCGTCCTAGATGCTGGAG TGAGATTGTACAGCAGAGATGACGACGCGTCCCCGAAGGCCAAGCACCTCCCGCATAAGCACGACATCATCACGCTCCTCGCTGTCGGAGGCCATTGGGTGACCACAGAAGAGAACCTGCAG CTGGATCCCCCAGACAGCCATTGCCTTTTCCTGAAGGGAGCAACTGTGGCTTTCCTTAACGAGGAG CTACGTATCTTAAAGGACGTCATGGAGAAGTTATCAGCTGGTGTTTTTAG gccACAGTTGGACGAGCCCATTCCCCTCTATGAAGCCAAAGTTTCCATGGAAGTGGTTCAGAAAAATCAAGCAAGAAAAAAGCAAGTTGTTCAATTTTAA